Proteins encoded within one genomic window of Cyanobacteriota bacterium:
- a CDS encoding STAS domain-containing protein yields the protein MRVQIFRPNRILSSESSYELASLVDDAVTSNTPVTIVVDLWDTALVDSRGLSAMMRAMQRLREIGGDIVLCGVLGQAKILLDITDTYKLFKVYDTVSSFLAATQLETSHSVD from the coding sequence ATGAGAGTACAAATATTTCGTCCTAATCGCATTCTCAGCTCAGAGTCTAGTTATGAATTGGCCTCGTTAGTTGACGATGCCGTTACCTCAAACACTCCAGTCACCATAGTCGTGGATCTTTGGGACACAGCTCTAGTAGACAGCCGAGGGTTAAGTGCCATGATGCGGGCTATGCAACGCCTTAGAGAAATTGGCGGCGATATTGTGCTCTGCGGTGTGCTTGGACAAGCCAAAATATTGCTGGATATTACTGATACCTACAAGCTATTTAAAGTTTACGACACAGTTTCTTCCTTCTTGGCGGCTACGCAGTTAGAAACTAGTCACTCTGTAGACTAA